A genomic stretch from Pelodiscus sinensis isolate JC-2024 chromosome 23, ASM4963464v1, whole genome shotgun sequence includes:
- the FNDC10 gene encoding fibronectin type III domain-containing protein 10, whose translation MLSLGALLQSLALLCLCQRRPMPASGRLPGSGALAWGAAAALDPLPALPRRGAPPPANHSSGAAPWCPYKVFSEGQPSGRLCFRSPARDFHCPPPSCRAHRSPGRALVANVLRNGSVLLQWGAPGGAAGALRGFALNCSWDGTYTRFPCDRVELGAGCRDYLLPDAHGSVRYRLCLQPLYRAAGRGAPRADCVEFRVEPAGMQDIVIAMTAVGGSICVMLVIICLLVAYITENLMPPAFARAPKRGT comes from the coding sequence atGCTCAGCCTGGGCGCACTGCTCCAGTCGCtcgccctgctctgcctctgccaGCGCCGCCCCATGCCCGCCTCGGGCCGGCTGCCGGGCTCCGGGGCGCTGGCCTGGGGCGCCGCCGCCGCTCTGGACCCGCTCCCGGCCCTTCCCCGGCGGGGCGCCCCGCCGCCGGCCAACCACAGCTCCGGCGCGGCGCCCTGGTGCCCCTACAAGGTGTTCAGCGAGGGCCAGCCCAGCGGCCGCCTCTGCTTCCGCAGCCCGGCCCGCGACTTCCACTGCCCGCCGCCCAGCTGCCGGGCGCACCGCTCGCCGGGCCGCGCCCTGGTGGCCAACGTGCTGCGCAACGGCAGCGTCCTGCTGCAGTGGGGCGCGCCCGGCGGGGCGGCCGGGGCCCTGCGGGGCTTCGCCCTCAACTGCTCCTGGGACGGCACCTACACCCGCTTCCCGTGCGACCGCGTGGAGCTGGGGGCCGGCTGCCGCGACTACCTGCTGCCCGACGCGCACGGCAGCGTGCGCTACCGCCTGTGCCTGCAGCCCCTCTACCGGGCCGCCGGCCGGGGCGCGCCCCGCGCCGACTGCGTGGAGTTCCGCGTGGAGCCGGCCGGCATGCAGGACATCGTCATCGCCATGACGGCCGTGGGGGGCTCCATCTGCGTCATGCTGGTCATCATCTGCCTCCTGGTGGCCTACATCACCGAGAACCTCATGCCGCCCGCCTTCGCCCGCGCCCCCAAGAGGGGCACGTAG